The genomic region GTCACCAGGTTCAGTTCTTTCATTTCGGAAGCTATTATTCGCATCAAGGTCGAATAGTCCTGGCCACTAGGTTCGCTGACACTGCAAAGAACCAGGAGCCAGAGACGAACAACCTGCAGGTCTGCACTGCAGTTCCATGGAATATCAGCTTCTGTGTCATTTGATATTGTTCTGAGGAGTGTCGTGATACGTGCTTGAGCAGTCCCGGGATAAGAGCGGCACCTTCGCTTCACCTGTATAATCCAGATGATAGCCCCAAGCCTAAGCGACTCCAAGATTATTTCGTAAGGTGTATCAGGCTTCGGAGGCTCCAATTGTTGTTGGTTCAATAAGTCATGCGCAATTGGGTTCAAAAGGAGACGCATTTGCTCTTCGTCGCTCCAGATGGCATCGCCCTTGGTCACCTGCTCGGTCTGGAGGAATGTTGCAAGTGCATTCAAATCTCCCATACATGCAAGAACCGCCAGAAAGCGCTCATCACACAATATATCGCCGTTAAGGAGGCCGAAAAGCGGACCTGGGAGCATGTTCAGGCCTGGGCGAACGAATGCGTCTAGGTTCATGGGTAGTGGAAATAAGGGTTTCGTGTTGTGCAGAAGTGCTGCCGTGATATCAACCCTGACGGACCATTGAGTCCCTGAACATAACTGATAACGTAGCAGAAAGGCTTCGCACATACCATGATATCATGAGAAGTAGGTCCTGATTATTCTCTAAGGTAGAAATGCCGCCCCTGGCCTCAATCACCATCCAGATACCGCTGATGTGAACCATCGCTTGGTCAAAATCTAGGTTGGAAAACTACCACAATTTCAGTTATCCGACCAAGAAGAATCTATATATGATGCGAAGCTTACATTGTAGCAGATTAGTGCCAGAACAGCGCTAATAACGCTGTCTGATGTTGCCCAACTCGTATCAGAGCTTGTAAGTCTGGACTCGATACACTGGATTGTCATAAGTGAGCGCTCCAGCGCTATGGACTTGAGTTCTAGTGATGATCGACGGTATAATGGGATAAGAACATCTGGTGAACTAAAGATTTGCTGGTAGTGCTTCAGGAAGGCAGACTTTCTGAAGGCGAAGGGGGACCAGAATGTATTTGCCGAATAAGCTGTATCCTCAGGTTCAGTACGTACGAAACATCTAACTAGATTATCATAGGACTTGATTTCACTTACTGCCGCTCATCGCATTCTTCCCTGTGGCCATGATAAGAGTAAATCCGTATGCCGAGAACGAATCTTCTCCCCATTCCTTCTCGAAGACAGCCAATGCATGTAATGTAGGCGTGCTTATTGTGGCCTGGCACTCCTCGGGTGTTTTTGAATGGCCATAGTGTCTTATCTTTGGACTTTCTTGTTTGCCGGTGTGCTTTTGTGTCTGCCATGTCAAGGTGACGAACTGGCGGTCCTTTGATGGCTTTCGTCGGGCCTTGCCAATATCAAGCATAACATGGCGACGGACCTCGGAATCAATTGAATTATGCTGATTTCTACGTGGAAGAAAATTGTTTTCACTGGTATTAATGAAGAGGAGACGTTTTTCCTCTGGAGGCTTATCCATCCCTGCCATCGTGACACCAACTAAACATGTGCTAGAACGAGACAAAGGTTTGGGGCAAAGCATTGAGAAAACATGAAAACAGTACTTTTATTTGATTTATTGTCTAGAGTCAGATTCTGAGGTCATCAACCCCAAACGAGGCCCACCACAAGTTGAGTGTCTTAGTCTTGGACGTGTGATTTCAAAGGCTCCGCGGAAGCAGAGAGGATTGATAATCATGCCAGATTCCAACTTCTAAGCACCAGAGCGCAAACTCTAGCTCCTTCCCATTGTTGAAATACCATTTACCATTCCTGGTACATCTCTTAGAATTTCAATTATAGCTTTTGCCCTTTTTGATTTACCATTGCCCTTCTTTGGCAAGTGGCCAACGGCCATTGTGTTCAAGGAGAAGGCGGTGACACAGCAGATCCTTTTCCTTCTAAGCCTCTTTGGTGATACCATGAACCGTTTGGGGTATAAAGCAGTCATGAAGTTGATGGTTTCTTAATCTACGGGCAGAGAACGATGAATAATGACCTCGACTTTCGAACGCGAAAGATTTAAGGCATGGGAGAACAGGATGTGTATAAATATGAACCAAGAGCCGTCCGCAAAGTAGAAGCATCAAGAATTCAGAATCGAAAGCATTAACATTTGACCTCTAATTATCATCAAATCTTTGAACAGCTTCAGACCCTAGACCACTATGTCAGCCGAGAATATGATCACTCTCTACTGCGAAGGCACTCCCAACCCACTCAAGATCTCCATTGCACttgaggagctgggcttgaAGTACAATGTACGAACCCTAGTCCCAAAATAGTTGTGTCTACTTCTCACGTAGTCCATATTTATAGGCTCGTGCAATTAAACTATTCGAACACGAACAGAAAGAGGAGTGGTTTCTTGACATCAACCCAAACGGTCGTATCCCAGCCATTGTTGACACAGACGAGCACGGCAACGAACTCAAGATCTGGGAAAGTGGTGCTATCTTGCAGTATCTTGTGGAACGGTATGACAAGGACCACAAGATCTCGTATCCCCGTGGTACCAAAGAGTACTGGCAGATGACGAGCTGGGTAAGTCCCATACCTACAAGTTACTGTTGGAGAGATATTTAATCGAAGTCCCCATAGCTCTTTTGGCAAGTCAGTGGTCTCGGCCCTATACAAGGTCAGGCAAACCACTTTGAGAGTACGTTACCAGTATTGAGCCGAGATAAAAGGGGTAACTGAACTGATAGAAGAAAGTGTCTGCTTTTGGTGATTATCCATATGCCCTGAAACGATACGTCAACGAAACGCGCCGCCTTTACCGAACGATGGACAAGGCTCTTGCAGAAAATCCATCCGGATATCTTGTTGGCGATCATCTCAGCATCGCCGACATCGCCATTTGGCCATGGACTACCGCATACAGTAAGCATTTCACTCAGGGATTGTATACATAAAGGCAACTAATTTCCACCTGCAGAGTACAGTGGCCTCTCCCAGATTGACGAGTTTCCTCACGTCAAGAACTGGATGTACAAGCTCCTCGAGCGTCCTGGGTTTGAGAAAGGCCGCAATGTGCCGAGTCCTCATATTTACCTTCAGCTCAATGAGTTGCCGGAcgaagagctgaagaagctggggAGGGAGAGATCGGTTTGGGTTCAGGAGGCTATGAAGCGTGATGCTGAATGATGACTGAGCCTTGTTGGGAGGGTTGAATAGATGAAATTATACTTCAACATACTCGGTTCTGGGGTACATTTGGCGGAGACAATTTGTTACAGTTGCTACTGAACAATATGAGAAACTGGTGTTAGATGTAGTATTAAGGGCTGTACGATTCTTCGTTTGCCAACCCGGTTTGTCTATTATATCTCAAATCCTCGCTAGTACTTTTCCATATCCTTTCTAAATTGCATTTACTAAATCGATTTCTTactcctccttctttcgCTGAAACGGCTTCTTGATCAGATCAACCAACTTGCCCAACCCTCCAAAGATCGTTCCAAAGCCAAAGCTCCATCCCCGAACACGGACTGTGTAAATAAAGAAGTAAACGAGCATCCAGTTGGACACACAGAATGCTAGGAAGATGCCAAAATCTGCAGTATGTTAATACATTGTGTCGATACGGCTTGGTTGGATCAGCATACCTCTCCACTTGTCACTCGCATCAATATTGAGCGACGCTAGGTAATCGTTACCAGAAGACATTGGGCAGAACTCGCAAGCACTCGTGGCGTTGGGGTTGAGGAGATATCCTCCGGCGGAGTCTGCAAATGCTCCTGCATATTCTTGACATGTTTGTCCCGGGGGAGCGTCAAACTTGGCAGTCTCTTCGGACGAACATTCCACTGGAGTGCCATCAAGAGTCGCTGCCAGGATGCCTCCAATCCAGTATGTAGCGGGGTTCGCGTAGTACATCCAGAACCTCCAGAAGACAGGAAGTGAGGCATATGGGCGAACAACACCGTTGAACAAACCGAAcatgacaaagaagaagggcaagaccTAATGCTGTTAGTACGACAAGATATATTATCGAGGGCAGACCTTACATTGGAGATAACGGTAAAGCTGGGGGCAAACGCGCAGATCCATTGTCCCCAGCTTGTcatgaaaagaaagatgagAAGAGTCATCAGGAACGTGTAGCCTGAAACAGAGCTCTCGGTTGGAAGTCCAGTGGGCCAGTACCACAACACAAAGTACAACACTGCTGACACTACAGCCGCTGGGATATCAGAAACAATGTTGGCAGTACAGAAAGCAAACCATCCGTAGATACGAGAAGGATATTCTCGGGCTTGCCAAAGCGCCATGTTGGTAAAGAACTTGGGGACGACGCCATTGACGATGGTGGGAGGAACTGTCACGATCAAGAAGCAAGTGAACATGCGGTTCTGCATGTCTTGCATCGTGTAGCCAAGTTTCCAGAAGGTAAAGCCATTGAAGATGCCAAAGATGACCGCAATGAAAAACTTTCCATAGATGTAAGAGGGGTCGCGCCAGTGTTGTCGGAACATACGCTTCGTCAACTCGACCGTCTGAAGCCAAGTCGGTGCAGCAAATTCAGAGTGCTCCTTGTTTGAAGAAACTACTCCCTCCGTTGCGGAACTTCGAACTCGTTTGAGACCATCAATTTCTTCAAGCACTTTTTGGGCTTCCTCACTTTCAACCCATTCCTGATTCCAATCAACTTTGGTGCCGTCAGGCCGCCTGTGCGGTCGTGCAGCAGTCTCAAGAATGAATTCGGCGACGTTCTTGTTGGGGGGGCAGACAGCACCGCGGTCCGAGAAGTACTTGACGACGTCTTCTCCATTCTCGCCCATGGGGCCAAAGTAAAATGTGTTACCTCCAGGGTTCAGAGCAAGGACCATATCAAACTGCTGAATAAGAACAGAGCTTGGCTGGTGAATGGTGCAGATGATCGCCTGACCAGCGCGGCTCAGCTTTCGGAGGAAACGAACAATTGAGTAAGCAGACTGCGAGTCAAGGCCAGATGTGGGCTCATCCAGGAAGAGAAGCAGTGAAGGCTTGGCCGCCAATTCCACGCCGATCGTTAGACGCTTGCGCTGTTCCACTCCGAGACACATGATAACGGCATCTTGGAGGTCATTGAGCTCCAGCAGGTCGATGATCTTGTCCACGTACGCAAGCTTGTCAGCACGGCTGACAGACTTGTCCTGTCGCAGAATGGCAGAGAACTCAATAGCCTCTCTAACAGTCTGAGTTGTATCGTGCAGGTCACCCTGAAGGCAGAATCCAGTGTTTCTCTGGAAGTCCGCGCCAAGAGACCGTCCATCGACAAGCATCTCACCTGTAACGACGCCGATGCTTGTACGCTGCGAAAGAATGTTGAGGAGTGTGGTTTTTCCAGCACCTGAAGCTCCCATAAGGGCGACCATGACACCAGGCTTAGCATATCCGCTGACCTTGTTCAGAAGTTTCTTCTCGCCACCAAGATATGGAACTGTATACTCGATGTCACGCCATGTGAAGATAGACTCGCTATCGGTAATTTGTTCCAAGGCTTCGTCTTCACTTCCTGGGTTGGGGTCAGCGACAACGCCGGAAGAGGTGCTGGCACCATTTCCAACAACTTTCTCGTCATCGACAGGGGCTTCGGCTTTGCGTGCTTGTTCCTTAGCCTTCCggctcttcttgaagattaaggcaccaccaccaccttgTGTGAAGCTGACCATCTCTGTTGCCAATACCGTGACGAGGATATAGAGAACAGCAAAAGCAATGACAACGCCAAAGTTTCGCCATAGGTTTGATCGGCTATAGTTGTAGGTAGCTTGTAGATAATCGCTTCCTGAGACTGACTGCGCATTGACTGTAGCTCCGCTAATCGCACAACCCTGATATCCAGACTGAACTCCGGGTCCCTGCGGAACTAGCTGGGAGGGAGCACATTCCATAATTCTATCGGACAGCTCGTTGGTCAAGACAGCCTCGAAACTGTAGCTGATGGGATTGATCCAGTACAGCCAGCCGAACCAGATATAGTCCTTCAACAACTGCGTCTTGGGGATGACGTATCCGGTGTAAATAATGAGCAGGTTGAGCGAGATTCCTGAAAATCGTACGGCTGTGTCAATCTCTGGGGACAAGCTAGCAAACATGCGATACAGGGCTGTGACCATGATGGTCGTGGTATACACAAAGAGCATGTAGATCCAGAACTTTGACACATCCACATCAAGCCCAGTCATGAAGTACATGATGAGACCAAAGATGCACACCTGGACAGCGATAACAGGGAAGTCGAGCAGAACGCGAGCAAGGGAAACAGCGGAGGGACGATAGAAAGCATAGTCGTGGTGTCGAGCAACAACGGCACGCCCAGACACAGCCTTCATAAGCTCAGAGAGTTGAAGCCAGCCCAAGAAGAgaatcgagaagaagatggtaCCGCCACGACTGAAAGCACTTGCCGTGTCTTCGGTCTGTCCATAGAAGAGAGATCCAACAATGAAACcgttggagatgatgatgaagagcttTGTCCAGAGTGTTGTGGTATCGCCGAACAGGAGCCAGGCTTCTCGCTTAGTGCAAGCAAGCACCTGTCGGGGGAACGAGATGGTGTAAGGTGACTTGTCGGAGACGTGCTTTGACTTCGACTCCTGGACGGCCCCCTGAAACCTCTTCGCGTCTTGGTAGTCAGACCGGTGAAGAGACTCCTTGTATGCAGCAACATCAGCCAGGAGCTCTTGGTAGTGTGGTGAGTTCCTGAAAGCCgactcaagctcttctggtGTTCGGGGAGCGCGGTGTTCAAATCCGGGTCGGAAGCGTCGTTCGGTCGGATCGGTGACGGCAGTCAAGAAGTCTGCTGTCGTCTGTCGTTCGGGGCATTCGAATCCAAGGTCAATGAAATACTGCTTTGCCTTGTTGGCAGGTCCGGAGAAGATCTGTCGGCCTTGATCGATGACCAGAACCTTATCCATCAACTCGTAAATACCCTCTCCGGCCTGGTACAAGGTTACGAGAGTGGTTCGGTTGCTAATATCTGTCATAATACGCAGAGATCGTGCGTAGTCAAGGGCGGTTGATGCGTCCAGTCCTCGAGTAGAGTTATCCCATGCCATCACGGTAGACTTGGAAGCCAGTGTCTCTGCAATTGAAACTCGCTTTCGCTCACCACCGGAGACACCTCTGGTAaagtcatcaccaaccacAGTATCTCTTGTGTGGCTGATACCAAACATCTTCATGAGAGCATCCACAATAACCGGAATATCggccttctccttgatcttggtcttgttggtaAGCGCAAAAGCGAGAGTCTTCCACACGCTCAGAGTAGCAAAGTGAACATCGTCTTCGCCGTTGTAGTTGACCTCGCCTCGGTAgtgcttcttctgctcagcagcagaaaTACCACTGTACGAAACTTCTCCTTCGACGGCAGCATATGATTCGCGGTTGTTGCTGATAGCTTTGAGGAAGGTACTGCACCCAGCGCCAGGCCGCCCCAGGACGAGCATCATCTCGCCATCACGAACACATCCGGTGAAGTCGTTAATGAGTGTTCGGGTTGGGGGCTTTCCAATCCGGAGAGAAGGAAAATATCTGGTGAGGACATTGTAGAGATCGGGGCCGAATGTACCAAGGATAGCATCAGGTACAGTTCGAACAAAAGTTGTTGTGCTTCCGACGCCTTTGACGGTGAGGTTCTCATACACAACGCCAACTCTTTTCAGAGATCCCTCCTCCTCGGAGCGCTTTTCGAAATGGCCTTCTCGCATAAAGCGGCCGAGTTCGAAaccctcactctcttcaGGACCAGCTTCCACATCGGTCTTGGAaccatcatcgtcgtcataGTCATGTTCATGTTTCTCTGACCGAACTCGAGCAGCAGTACTCGTCCGTCTACTCTGAGCCCTGCTTGCATGCGTGTCTGCTGTCCTTGTCTTGTGTAGGCTCATCAAGTTGTGACGTAGAGACTCGAATTCTTGCATGGCCTCTTGAGCAGTGACATCTTCCTGTCCACGCTCACCCCATTTTCCTTCTTGGACGACACCTGATTCGGAGGAGCTGCTGCTTGTAGGATTATGTTGTCCACCTTCGACAGTTTGTTGAGAAATgggttgctgctgctgttgccgCATAGAAGATTGTGTGCGGCGAAGAGCATCGCCGTCTACCGTGTTTCCCAACATGTTGACGGCGATTGTACGAGATtaagagaagaaagaaaaaccGTGTATGTTGTAGTTATTAGGGAAAAGATTATGGGGATCAGCCGGTGAGCGGCACCGCTTTGATATTTGTATGCAGTTATTATCTCTGTAGGTCTGCCCTATCAAGTGTTTGGCTATGAAAGGGGAAAGACCGGTGAAGATAAGCTTCACAACGGAGAGCTGCAGGACAGGCAGGAGCTTTAGTAGCACGCAATGATGACTTCTCAACGTCTCAACCCTGAGAATAATTGTATTTATAATGACCCCTAGTTATGCACATTTTTTTCTCTCCGTAGTGACGTAAAGGTGCCTCCGGTACGCTAAGGGAGATGGAAGGGATTTAGACGAAGAGTATCCAAAATAACCTGCTCAGTTGTTAACCATAATAGGCAATGGTGTCAGCCTTTCTTTTCTGTCACTTCTCCGGAGCTCAGTTAGCGTGTGGATGCGCTGCAGACTGCTGAGAATGGAGTTTAGCTCTTGTGTCCGAATCTTTGTGCCTAACGTTATGGAGTTTGTGGAGTTGCTGACTCGGGATCTGAGATAAGGCCCCACAGATTTTACTTTAACAGATTCATGCCAAGTCGCAGATCCCTTCTCCCGGCCGGACATTGCAGCGTAATCCATCGGATTTTAGCGCCACAAACTCTGAATTCCATCTTTTGCTGCTGCAGCATACGCCTAAACGCCGGGTACCTGAACCGGTGAACACGTATAAGAGTCGTCTCGGGGCTTGCCGGGTACTTCAGTAATACAAGAAAGTGGAACTGTTTACGCCGTAAGAGTCACAGTAATTTACTCTGTTGTGAACTGTTTCTGAAATGAGAACATTGATGGATGTTTTGTATTGGTAATCACAGCGAGCAAACGGCTTGCCAAGGCCATTGTGGAACGCTGATTAACGCTACCAATGCAATGCACATAAGCACAGAGCCTCCCCCAACGTTATCAGTTAATAATGTGAGGGCGCTGGGGGGTCAATATAGGTCAACGTAGGCGTCCTCCACCGGAGCTGCTAGAGCTTTCCAATATCCATATTTATCCTCCACGGTGCTGTCTCTGATTACAAAGTCAACTTTGAATCGGACCCTTTTCACATGCCAAAGATACCTCGTCCGTCAGTATTGGGTTAAGTCGGCGGAATGATCGCTGCAACAGCAGACATGGGCATATTAGTCAAGCTTGGGAGGCAGCGTTGCTCTCCAAACGTTAAATACTTACAGTCGATGATTGCCCAAAAGCTATGATCACAACGGGTTCTCATGGCAATCTTAGGATAAACTGTACGATTCTCCCATCTTGGCCATAACTTTATGATTGGTGGAGTCAATAAGGTGGGAATTCTCACGAACGTACAAGTTCGTTAGCAAGGGTGCACTCGTTGCCGATATAACCACCGAAAGTGACGTTGGCGACATCCTTATATCAGGTTCCGAACGGTACGGAGACTACGAAACTGTTGAGTTGGTTCACCTTACTTTTCAAAGTAGAGAATTACCCTCGAGGTCTGTACTAAGACCACTTCTTGGAAAAGTCCTCTGTTTCCCGTCTGGCAACTTAGTCTCAATATCAAGCTGAAAGCTGAAGGAGTTACTTTGGCAATTTCAGgatgatcttgttgaagaagtttAGGCAATCCTTAGAATGAGTTAGTATTTCTTTATAGGAAATATCTCCCGCTCGTATTGAAGCATTGCCGAAGTATTCCTGTAGCAACCTGTTCCAATAGCTGTTGTGTGTCCGTCTTGTTAGACTGAGAAATAGTCGGGTCTGAGCAAACATAGGGGTTCCTCTGACGCTCTGACATGCCGCAAAGGCCAAATGGGAAAATAGCTGAAACATGTGGTTCTCAGATCTTGTAATGCTTCTTTTCGCTCTTTCTCTTGCAAATATTGACAAGTAAATACTACCTAGTGTATGAGAATTCTCAGAAGGTCTTGATTCGTCAAAAGCGCATCAACGTTTCGTTCTATCCGGGTTATGAGTCAACTCCCTTGATATTTTGAAGTATTACTTCTTGGCTacttctctttctctttaaATATTCGCACTAGGTGGAAAGCCGAGAGTTGGGATTAAGGAGGCTCAGTGCCTACGTACTAAGTATTACTGTCACAGATGTCTTATAACATGAAGTATCGTGTTAAGAGCAGAGTAAATGGAGACACTAAAAGTTACAGACCGCAAATCGTTTATACATCTTGGCATTCAATATCTACCTCATTAAACTTCGATGTAATGCCGCCAGGACTGTGTCGCTCCTATCTCTGTGACTCATTGCAACTGTCTTACAATCAGCTCAGGGTTGCACAGAACTGCCAACAATTCTATACAGAACACCCTCTACTCCACATCTTTCATGTTGATAGTTTGTTAACGAGAGTTGCTCTGGAACAGACATGGATCGTTGTTTTACAAAAGGATGGCCGTCTGGGTTTTTTGTTGCCCGGGCCCCGTGACACACAGGCGATCATCTAGATAGTGGCATTCGAGCAAATATACCTGTTcattatttaattattaacgCTTCCAGATATGACTATTCTTAGTATCTCTCCaggactttgatgagacatGGCATACAGAAATAATGGACCGGTTCCTTGACCGCAGAAAGGTAGTAAGTACCAAGGTCAACAGCTCTCTTCGATCATGACACTTCGCTAAAAGATGAACAAACAAATCAATAAAAGGAAATACTCCTATACTGCTCTCAAACTCGAAAAATGCAAAAAAAGGAAATTTAGCAATTGCACGTTTCGATCGTGCGACCTCCGGGTTATGAGCCCGGCTGCGTCTGTTAGTAAGGATTTTTATATGCAGATAATGGTAGACATACCGCGCTTCCACTGCGCCAAATTGCTTTCTTTGGTGGCAACCATACCGTAAATTTCAATTTATATACCTCATCTTCGAGGTCTGGCTTACTTGACAGCACACATCGATACCGTATCTAGATTAGAATTGGCACCACACAGCATCGTATATGtcaaaagatcaaggctAGTAGATTTAATAATAGCACATGACATTAAAAACTCCAAGCTAATACTAAGATTTCGTTACGATATAACACCATGTTTGCCCTCCGTTATGGCAATACATAGAATCGATGTCTTTCGGTGTCTTTCGTACATCCAGTCTCACAAGAACATGCATATATGAAATATCATGATCGAGCACGAACGATTGGAATGAATAGTAAGAATGAAATTTATGCCGTAATCATCGCCCCTATCCTTCTTGATTCATGCTTTCATTTCGCATGCCtttccatccattcatcatcatgactgGGCAAAACCCGCCTCTCAGCTCAGACACTCATGTAATGCACCCTTGCGTGTGCTCTTTTCCACGGCTTTGTGCTCGTCAGttgagcagcagcaccaaTGCTTTTTGACTGCGAATGTGCGATGCTTGAGTGCTGCGGTTCCCAAGCGGCAGGCAGGCTTATATGCTAGATACTCAGTGTCTCtgcctcatcatcggcgaCACTCATTGCCTTATTGCTTACATGCTCTCGAGACAACAtgatctccttctctttcggCACCTTTCATTTAAGGAATAGGTCCCCAACGCCGTTCCTCAATGTCCTCGTTCTATCTACATGGTCAAGGCCGAGGTAGTCGTCTTCCCCTTGTATGAAACTTGATAGCACATCATCTAAAAACATGTTGTTAGTTACTCAATAAGTCAAATGCAAAAAATGGCACTGACCGTCATTGAGATATTGGGGTTTTGAGTAATTGGCTCGTCGCACAACAgcgatcttgatcttctcaaagctctTGCCTTTGATTCCGGTTCGCTTCTCCAATCGCTTCTTGGTGTCTGCAAAGCTCTCGCCCTGTCGCTATGTTAATTCATTGAATGCGTCTTAGTATCAAAGGCACTCACCTCGATGACCAGAAACTTGAACGGCACGCCATGAACGCGGCTGACGTCGTTGTGGAAGTGGAAGACATGAATGAAATGGGTATCGTCGGCATTGAGCTCCTCTTGAGGAACTCGTTCCGCATAGATCTTCGCAAACTCGTTCAAGTTAATAACGGGGTGTTCGCGTAGAGGCTCACGGTAGAAGCGGTTGGAGCTAGTTTCATAGATGCGAATTCTTCCACCGTCCGTCTCGCTTGGTATTTGCGCCTTTCTTATCAAAACCTCGACTAAATCGTCAATAGTTCCTGTTTTGGGGACGAGTAGGTCGTATGTATCCTGCATACAAGGTTAGTCGCATTGTCGAAAGATGATGAGACTCAAAAATACCTCTTTGGTGATGCCTTCGCTCAGCAAATTGACCTTGATGCTCTTCTTGGTGTCGAGTTCTGTTAAACTCATCTCAAGGACTTCAAAGTAAAAGGCATCGTCTCTCTGAGTGGAGTTGAGGGCAGTTGAGCCCATAGGGCTGAGAATCTGTCGCAGTGTTGGGTTTGCTCCGCGTCTAACCGGTGTCTTGGGGTTTTGCGTGGAGGCGTTTACTGTCCAAAACCGAATATGTGTCGGTTTCACGTCCAAATACGCTCCAACA from Fusarium oxysporum Fo47 chromosome III, complete sequence harbors:
- a CDS encoding glutathione S-transferase; its protein translation is MSAENMITLYCEGTPNPLKISIALEELGLKYNARAIKLFEHEQKEEWFLDINPNGRIPAIVDTDEHGNELKIWESGAILQYLVERYDKDHKISYPRGTKEYWQMTSWLFWQVSGLGPIQGQANHFEMSAFGDYPYALKRYVNETRRLYRTMDKALAENPSGYLVGDHLSIADIAIWPWTTAYKYSGLSQIDEFPHVKNWMYKLLERPGFEKGRNVPSPHIYLQLNELPDEELKKLGRERSVWVQEAMKRDAE
- a CDS encoding ABC-2 type transporter-domain-containing protein; the protein is MLGNTVDGDALRRTQSSMRQQQQQPISQQTVEGGQHNPTSSSSSESGVVQEGKWGERGQEDVTAQEAMQEFESLRHNLMSLHKTRTADTHASRAQSRRTSTAARVRSEKHEHDYDDDDGSKTDVEAGPEESEGFELGRFMREGHFEKRSEEEGSLKRVGVVYENLTVKGVGSTTTFVRTVPDAILGTFGPDLYNVLTRYFPSLRIGKPPTRTLINDFTGCVRDGEMMLVLGRPGAGCSTFLKAISNNRESYAAVEGEVSYSGISAAEQKKHYRGEVNYNGEDDVHFATLSVWKTLAFALTNKTKIKEKADIPVIVDALMKMFGISHTRDTVVGDDFTRGVSGGERKRVSIAETLASKSTVMAWDNSTRGLDASTALDYARSLRIMTDISNRTTLVTLYQAGEGIYELMDKVLVIDQGRQIFSGPANKAKQYFIDLGFECPERQTTADFLTAVTDPTERRFRPGFEHRAPRTPEELESAFRNSPHYQELLADVAAYKESLHRSDYQDAKRFQGAVQESKSKHVSDKSPYTISFPRQVLACTKREAWLLFGDTTTLWTKLFIIISNGFIVGSLFYGQTEDTASAFSRGGTIFFSILFLGWLQLSELMKAVSGRAVVARHHDYAFYRPSAVSLARVLLDFPVIAVQVCIFGLIMYFMTGLDVDVSKFWIYMLFVYTTTIMVTALYRMFASLSPEIDTAVRFSGISLNLLIIYTGYVIPKTQLLKDYIWFGWLYWINPISYSFEAVLTNELSDRIMECAPSQLVPQGPGVQSGYQGCAISGATVNAQSVSGSDYLQATYNYSRSNLWRNFGVVIAFAVLYILVTVLATEMVSFTQGGGGALIFKKSRKAKEQARKAEAPVDDEKVVGNGASTSSGVVADPNPGSEDEALEQITDSESIFTWRDIEYTVPYLGGEKKLLNKVSGYAKPGVMVALMGASGAGKTTLLNILSQRTSIGVVTGEMLVDGRSLGADFQRNTGFCLQGDLHDTTQTVREAIEFSAILRQDKSVSRADKLAYVDKIIDLLELNDLQDAVIMCLGVEQRKRLTIGVELAAKPSLLLFLDEPTSGLDSQSAYSIVRFLRKLSRAGQAIICTIHQPSSVLIQQFDMVLALNPGGNTFYFGPMGENGEDVVKYFSDRGAVCPPNKNVAEFILETAARPHRRPDGTKVDWNQEWVESEEAQKVLEEIDGLKRVRSSATEGVVSSNKEHSEFAAPTWLQTVELTKRMFRQHWRDPSYIYGKFFIAVIFGIFNGFTFWKLGYTMQDMQNRMFTCFLIVTVPPTIVNGVVPKFFTNMALWQAREYPSRIYGWFAFCTANIVSDIPAAVVSAVLYFVLWYWPTGLPTESSVSGYTFLMTLLIFLFMTSWGQWICAFAPSFTVISNVLPFFFVMFGLFNGVVRPYASLPVFWRFWMYYANPATYWIGGILAATLDGTPVECSSEETAKFDAPPGQTCQEYAGAFADSAGGYLLNPNATSACEFCPMSSGNDYLASLNIDASDKWRDFGIFLAFCVSNWMLVYFFIYTVRVRGWSFGFGTIFGGLGKLVDLIKKPFQRKKEE